A single genomic interval of Spirosoma taeanense harbors:
- a CDS encoding Rossmann-fold NAD(P)-binding domain-containing protein has protein sequence MTAPTSKTALVLGATGLIGDLLTHQLVDSPIYDKIKVLVRKSLTWQHPRLQEIQFDFDHPNGLVTQADDIYCCLGTTMKKAGSQEAFQKVDYRYPMDIARLGLANGATQFAIVTAMGADTESSFFYNRVKGEVERDLAALDYPTLLIFRPSLLLGNRKGETRLGERLAEGAMRLFSPLIPAKYKGVQASKVANAMLTTMQQGLTGKRIFESDSLQNF, from the coding sequence ATGACAGCACCCACTTCTAAAACAGCGTTAGTTCTCGGTGCAACGGGATTAATTGGCGATCTGCTCACCCATCAACTTGTTGACTCTCCGATCTACGATAAAATAAAGGTTTTAGTCCGCAAATCGCTCACCTGGCAACATCCCCGTTTGCAGGAGATTCAATTTGACTTCGACCATCCCAATGGTCTGGTAACGCAGGCCGACGATATCTACTGCTGCCTCGGCACGACCATGAAGAAAGCGGGGTCGCAGGAGGCTTTCCAGAAAGTGGATTATCGCTATCCGATGGACATTGCCCGCCTGGGTTTAGCAAATGGCGCTACGCAGTTCGCGATCGTAACGGCAATGGGAGCCGATACTGAGTCGTCATTTTTCTACAATCGAGTGAAGGGCGAAGTGGAACGCGATCTGGCAGCGCTCGATTATCCGACGCTGCTAATATTCCGTCCGTCATTGCTGCTTGGGAATCGAAAGGGCGAAACCCGGCTGGGTGAGCGCCTGGCCGAAGGGGCTATGCGTTTGTTCAGTCCGCTCATTCCGGCAAAATACAAAGGGGTTCAGGCTTCCAAAGTCGCCAATGCCATGTTGACAACCATGCAGCAGGGATTAACGGGAAAGCGAATCTTCGAGTCAGATTCGCTCCAAAACTTTTAA